Proteins encoded in a region of the Trichosurus vulpecula isolate mTriVul1 chromosome 9, mTriVul1.pri, whole genome shotgun sequence genome:
- the PDE12 gene encoding 2',5'-phosphodiesterase 12, with the protein MGRGGSCGRESMWRLRAGSSALRGGAWARISGRAGAEAGMERAVVRCVPSEPKLSLSFALADGSHKHMQRDQTEPLGRALSRIATNALKGHAKAAARKGRRAAEPGAGAGASAGAAAPAEPLVKLYYREEAVGDDVLNADAWQDGAVLQIGDVKYKVERNPPAVTELQLPRYIMAGFPVCPKLGLEFGEPERSLFRWFREARPGAAAGAPGAPACAAPPADGDAPAAEASAGPAWVEVGGAHERVFTPSNADVGLRLKLRCTPGNGQRLGPSRELESAGPVEAGPGACTFDQRHLYTKRVSGDGLVRAVTYNVLADVYAHTEHSRAVLYPYCAPYALGLDYRLNLLQKELSGYSADVLCLQEVDRAVFHDSLAPALDAFGLHGLFRLKQHQHEGLATFFRRDKFRLLAQHDIAYQQALAGDPLHGQLLEQLARYPQARDRVLQRSSALQVSVLQSTKDSSKKICVANTHLYWHPRGGHIRLIQMAVALTHLKHVTQDLYPGVPILFCGDFNSTPSTGMYSFVSTGSISEDHEDWASNGEEERCNMSLTHPFRLKSACGEPAYTNYVGGFHGCLDYIFIDFTALEVEQVIPMPSHEEVTTHQALPSVSHPSDHIALICDLKWK; encoded by the exons ATGGGCCGCGGCGGCTCGTGCGGGCGCGAGTCCATGTGGAGGCTGCGGGCGGGGAGCAGCGCGCTGCGCGGCGGGGCCTGGGCGCGGATCTCGGGGCGGGCCGGCGCGGAGGCCGGCATGGAGCGCGCCGTGGTGCGCTGCGTGCCCTCGGAGCCCAAGCTGAGCCTGTCGTTCGCGCTGGCCGACGGCAGCCACAAGCACATGCAGCGCGACCAGACCGAGCCTCTGGGCCGGGCGCTCAGCCGCATCGCCACCAACGCGCTCAAGGGCCACGCCAAGGCGGCGGCGCGCAAGGGCCGCCGGGCCGCCGAGCCCGGGGCCGGCGCGGGGGCGAGCGCGGGCGCGGCGGCCCCGGCCGAGCCCCTGGTCAAGCTCTACTACCGCGAGGAGGCCGTGGGCGACGACGTGCTCAACGCGGACGCGTGGCAGGACGGCGCCGTGCTGCAGATCGGAGACGTCAAGTACAAGGTGGAGCGCAACCCGCCCGCCGTCACCGAGCTGCAGCTGCCGCGCTACATCATGGCCGGCTTCCCCGTGTGCCCCAAGCTCGGCCTCGAGTTCGGCGAGCCCGAGCGCTCACTCTTCCGCTGGTTCCGCGAAGCGCGGCCCGGAGCCGCTGCCGGGGCCCCCGGCGCGCCTGCGTGCGCGGCCCCGCCGGCTGACGGGGACGCGCCGGCGGCGGAGGCCAGCGCGGGGCCCGCGTGGGTGGAGGTGGGCGGCGCGCACGAGCGCGTCTTCACGCCCTCCAACGCCGACGTCGGGCTGCGGCTGAAGCTGCGCTGCACGCCGGGCAACGGGCAGCGGCTGGGCCCGAGCCGCGAACTGGAGAGCGCGGGGCCCGTGGAGGCCGGGCCCGGCGCGTGCACGTTCGACCAGCGCCACCTGTACACGAAGCGCGTGAGCGGCGACGGGCTCGTGCGCGCCGTGACGTACAACGTGCTGGCCGACGTGTACGCGCACACGGAGCACTCGCGCGCCGTGCTGTACCCGTACTGCGCGCCCTACGCGCTGGGCCTGGACTACCGCCTCAACCTGCTGCAGAAGGAGCTGAGCGGCTACAGCGCCGACGTGCTGTGCCTGCAGGAGGTGGACCGCGCGGTGTTCCACGACAGCCTGGCCCCCGCGCTCGACGCCTTCGGCCTGCACGGCCTTTTCCGCCTCAAGCAGCACCAGCACGAGGGCCTGGCCACCTTCTTCCGCAGGGACAAGTTCCGCCTGCTGGCCCAGCACGACATCGCCTACCAGCAGGCGCTGGCCGGGGACCCGCTGCACGGGCAGCTGCTAGAGCAGCTGGCACGCTACCCACAGGCGCGTGACCGCGTGCTGCAGAGGTCGTCGGCGCTGCAG GTTTCAGTTCTTCAGTCTACAAAGGACTCTTCTAAAAAGATTTGCGTTGCAAACACTCATCTCTACTGGCATCCAAGAG GGGGACACATTCGTCTCATTCAGATGGCAGTAGCCTTGACTCACCTTAAACATGTGACACAGGATCTGTATCCTGGCGTCCCCATTTTATTTTGTGGGGATTTCAATAGCACGCCCTCCACAGGAATGTACAGTTTTGTGAGCACAGGTAGCATCTCTGAGGACCACGAAGACTGGGCCTCCAATGGCGAAGAGGAGCGCTGCAATATGTCTCTCACCCATCCTTTCAGACTGAAAAGTGCATGTGGTGAACCTGCCTACACTAATTACGTGGGAGGGTTCCACGGATGTCTAGATTATATTTTCATTGACTTCACTGCTTTAGAAGTTGAACAGGTGATACCAATGCCAAGTCATGAAGAAGTTACCACCCATCAGGCCTTACCCAGTGTCTCACACCCCTCTGATCACATAGCCCTTATTTGTGATTTAAAGTGGAAATAG